From a single Ursus arctos isolate Adak ecotype North America unplaced genomic scaffold, UrsArc2.0 scaffold_34, whole genome shotgun sequence genomic region:
- the LOC113266848 gene encoding uncharacterized protein LOC113266848 — translation MRSSPFYLHACAGDPFSERGGQNPRGVSSRERQLIPAGAALADPRPLPCDCPLERRTPAASLRSEKAGAWRVSLASLAAFARCCVCPGRCAVRWECPLRAGADRGHMARCARLVPGLSSVKGERRVHTLFQFGLRIKRHETCGARPALRVREPQGSRRGVRALRPDRQGASQDWGEDTRGCRRRPPSGWAACASVGIQRSGWRLWGVSRSLSSCSVRPQGNTQLKVLVESEIRELSGRVSGVSGSSWTGGGTDSAPAGHRHAALRPSLWPAPSTLSPPPSAPRPSVPCRPAAPAPQPATCRRPCGIQPVGQVGVSMRSSGRQQPQGTAPAGSRDRPARQVDPVRFGLGGTRTCDDAVGKDRKWNHLHVFVNMADGDGRDLSSCLCICLCHSPRRVQGREVALRVPLLSSPSRAWPSASLPFFLRLSLPSVCLLGATPLLAVALFIKPGNGGETGEAPRLQGPG, via the coding sequence ATGAGGTCGTCCCCTTTCTACCTGCATGCCTGCGCAGGTGACCCATTCAGCGAACGCGGGGGTCAGAACCCGCGGGGCGTGAGCTCTCGGGAGAGGCAGCTGATCCCGGCCGGGGCGGCTCTGGCAGACCCGAGGCCCCTTCCCTGTGACTGTCCCCTAGAGCGGCGCACCCCGGCCGCCAGCCTGCGCTCGGAGAAGGCAGGTGCGTGGCGCGTGAGCCTGGCCTCGCTGGCTGCGTTCGCGCGCTGTTGCGTGTGTCCTGGGCGGTGCGCTGTGAGGTGGGAGTGCCCGCTACGGGCCGGGGCTGACCGTGGGCACATGGCTCGCTGCGCCCGACTGGTGCCAGGTCTGTCATCTGTGAAGGGGGAGCGACGAGTCCACACgctctttcagtttggtttgagGATCAAGCGCCATGAGACCTGTGGGGCGCGGCCGGCGCTGCGTGTACGAGAGCCGCAGGGGAGCCGGCGGGGTGTCAGAGCGCTGCGCCCGGACAGGCAGGGCGCCTCGCAGGACTGGGGGGAAGACACGAGGGGGTGTAGACGGCGGCCGCCCTCCGGTTGGGCTGCCTGCGCCTCTGTGGGCATCCAGAGGAGCGGATGGCGTCTGTGGGGCGTTTCTCGCTCACTGAGCTCGTGCTCGGTCAGGCCACAGGGCAACACGCAGCTGAAGGTTCTGGTGGAGTCGGAGATACGTGAGCTGAGCGGCAGAGTCTCCGGAGTCTCCGGCTCTTCCTGGACGGGCGGTGGCACTGACTCGGCCCCCGCTGGACACCGCCACGCCGCCCTGCGCCCTTCCCTCTGGCCCGCGCCGTCTACCTTGTCTCCTCCGCCCTCAGCACCCCGTCCGTCTGTCCCGTGCAGACCGGCCGCACCTGCCCCCCAGCCAGCAACATGCCGGCGACCCTGCGGCATCCAGCCTGTGGGCCAGGTGGGCGTCAGCATGCGGAGCTCAGGACGCCAGCAACCGCAGGGCACGGCCCCCGCCGGCTCCCGGGACAGACCTGCCCGGCAAGTAGACCCGGTAAGATTCGGTCTCGGCGGCACGAGGACCTGTGATGACGCCGTGGGGAAGGATCGGAAATGGAACCATTTGCATGTATTTGTCAACATGGCAGACGGTGATGGAAGGGATCTTTCGTCCTGTCTGTGCATCTGTCTGTGTCACAGCCCGCGCAGGGTCCAAGGCAGGGAGGTAGCTCTCCGTGTCCCCCTTCTGTCCAGCCCCTCCAGGGCTTGGCCGTcggcctcccttcccttcttcctgcgGCTTTCCCTGCCTTCTGTGTGTCTGCTCGGTGCTACACCCCTGCTGGCGGTCGCGCTCTTTATTAAGCCTGGGAATGGGGGTGAGACGGGGGAGGCACCGAGGCTTCAGGGGCCCGGGTGA
- the DDX51 gene encoding LOW QUALITY PROTEIN: ATP-dependent RNA helicase DDX51 (The sequence of the model RefSeq protein was modified relative to this genomic sequence to represent the inferred CDS: deleted 2 bases in 1 codon), whose protein sequence is MALFHVARYAGPEAAGAEAEADGRARALLERLQCRARERQQQKQPAQQEAARASEAAGRRRRRPRRARRREGGGAAGSPHEPKGKRRKVDDEDTGGAGQGRGRGRGIRVRGGADAPPRPVSRAGSSEEAPGESGADAEGAGPPEDPGERPPGEASGPPARALLLGGFGRNRAPKVQPFLPSWLAEPSCVGKSVTEDLVPIEDIPEVHPDMQKKLRAHGISSYFPVQAAVIPALLESTANGFLVARGGYRPRDLCVSAPTGSGKTLAFVIPVVQALLCRAVCQVRALVVLPTKELAQQVSKVFNSYTDATPLRVALVTGQKSLVKEQESLVQKTADGFRCLADVVVATPGRLVDHIDQTPGFSLQHLRFLVIDEADRMIDSMHQSWLPRVVEAVFRSDGAKDHPLALLQRRQPQATTAASISCPQMPLQKLLFSATLTQNPEKLQQLGLYQPRLFSTRLARRGPRDADEDEDGDSGGKYAFPAGLSHHYVPCSLRTKPLAVLHLILEKNFSRVLCFTNSRENSHRLFLLVQAFGGVTAAEFSSRCGPSQRKVVLKQFEQGKIQLLISTDATARGIDVQGVQRVINYDAPQYLRTYVHRVGRTARAGKTGQAFTLLLKVQERKFLRMLAEAGVPEMARHDIPNEILQPLLPQYEEALSQLERAVKEERRQKAP, encoded by the exons ATGGCGCTCTTCCACGTCGCGCGGTACGCGGGCCCCGAGGCGGCCGGGGCAGAGGCCGAGGCGGACGGCCGGGCGCGCGCGCTGCTGGAGCGGCTGCAGTGCCGGGCCCGAGAGCGGCAGCAGCAAAAGCAGCCGGCACAGCAGGAGGCCGCGCGGGCGTCGGaggcggcggggcggcggcggcggcggccgcgcaGAGCGCGGAGGCGCGAgggcggcggggcggcggggagCCCGCACGAGCCGAAGGGGAAGCGGCGGAAAGTGGACGACGAGGACACAGGTGGGGCCGGGCAGGGACGCGGGCGCGGCCGTGGGATCCGGGTCCGCGGGGGGGCTGACGCGCCGCCCCGGCCCGTTTCT CGCGCAGGGAGCAGCGAGGAGGCGCCGGGAGAGAGCGGCGCGGACGCCGAGGGCGCGGGGCCGCCGGAAGACCCAGGGGAACGGCCCCCCGGAGAGGCGTCGGGGCCTCCAGCCCGCGCCCTCCTGCTCGGGGGCTTTGGAAGAAACAGGGCGCCAAAG GTCCAGCCTTTCCTACCGTCGTGGTTGGCTGAGCCAAGCTGTGTTGGAAAGAGTGTCACCGAAGACTTGGTGCCTATCGAGGACATCCCTGAAGTCCACCCAGACATGCAGAAAAAACTGCGGGCTCATGGCATCTCGTCCTACTTCCCAG TCCAGGCAGCAGTGATTCCTGCCCTCCTGGAGAGCACAGCCAACGGGTTTCTGGTGGCCCGAGGTGGCTACCGGCCCAGGGACCTTTGTGTTTCTGCCCCGACGGGCAGTGGGAAGACCTTGGCCTTCGTCATTCCTGTGGTACAG GCCCTGCTCTGTCGAGCTGTTTGCCAGGTCCGTGCTTTGGTCGTGCTGCCCACCAAGGAGCTGGCCCAGCAG GTGAGCAAAGTGTTCAACAGCTACACAGACGCCACGCCTCTGCGCGTCGCCTTGGTCACCGGGCAGAAGTCACTGGTCAAGGAGCAGGAGAGTCTTGTCCAGAAGAC AGCAGACGGCTTCCGCTGCTTGGCTGACGTAGTGGTGGCCACCCCTGGCCGCCTGGTGGACCACATTGACCAGACCCCAGGATTCAGCCTCCAGCACCTCCGCTTCCTG GTCATCGACGAGGCCGACCGCATGATAGACAGCATGCACCAGTCCTGGCTGCCCCGGGTGGTGGAGGCGGTCTTCCGGAGTGATGGTGCCAAGGACCACCCCTTGGCTCTGCTCCAGAGGAGGCAGCCCCAGGCCACCACTGCTGCCAG TATCTCTTGTCCTCAGATGCCACTGCAGAAACTGCTCTTCTCGGCCACCCTGACGCAGAACCCTGAGAAGCTGCAGCAGCTGGGCCTCTACCAGCCCCGGCTCTTCTCCACAAGGCTGGCGCGCAGAGGCCCCAGAGATGCGGACGAGGATGAGGACGGGGACTCAGGCGGGAAGTACGCCTTCCCCGCAGGGCTCTCG CACCATTACGTGCCCTGCAGCCTCCGCACTAAGCCACTGGCCGTCCTGCACCTGATCCTGGAGAAGAATTTCTCGAGGGTCCTCTGCTTTACCAACTCCCGCGAGAACTCCCACAG GCTCTTCCTGCTAGTCCAGGCTTTCGGAGGTGTGACCGCGGCAGAGTTCTCCTCCCGCTGCGGGCCCAGCCAGAGGAAGGTGGTCTTGAAGCAGTTTGAGCAGGGCAAGATTCAGCT CCTCATCAGCACAGACGCCACAGCTCGAGGCATTGACGTGCAGGGCGTGCAGCGGGTCATCAACTACGACGCCCCCCAGTACCTGCGGACCTACGTGCACCG GGTCGGGAGAACCGCCCgcgctggaaaaactggacaggcCTTCACGCTGCTCCTCAAAGTGCAG GAGAGGAAGTTTCTCCGCATGCTGGCTGAAGCCGGGGTGCCAGAGATGGCGCGGCACGACATCCCCAACGAGATCCTGCAGCCGCTGCTCCCGCAGTACGAGGAGGCCTTGTCCCAGCTGGAGCGAGCCGTCAAG GAAGAGCGAAGACAGAAGGCACCCTGA
- the NOC4L gene encoding nucleolar complex protein 4 homolog, whose protein sequence is MERDPGPEGVRRALGRLVEAVLASRGEANAVFDILAVLQSEDHEETQEAVRACSRLFGALLERGELFVGQLPSEDTVMAGSQGATRKYKVWMRHRYRSCCNRLQELLTHPSFEVKELAVSTLMKFVQLEGAHPLEKPKWDGYYLFPRQLFKAVVEGLLSPEDDCSLLLSRFQEYLEHDDIRYHTMQAATGVVGRVADRYPEVPLTFWNNAFTLLSAVGLPRQECSTSSFYVKHVELSRTWKVVHLKEHRKAFQLMWLGFLKHKLPLSLCKKVLVIMHDSILPHLAQPSLMIDFLTRAYDMGGAISLLALNGLFILIHQHNLEYPDFYRKLYGLLDPSVFHVKYRARFFHLADLFLSSSHLPAYLVAAFAKRLSRLALTAPPEALLMVLPFICNLLRRHPACRVLVHRPLGPELDADPYDPDEEDPAKSRALESSLWELQALQRHYHPDVSQAASVINQALSVPDVSIAPLLELTAFEVFERDLKKKGQESVPLEFIPAQGLLGRQDDLCAQHFTLS, encoded by the exons ATGGAGCGGGACCCCGGTCCCGAGGGCGTGCGCCGGGCCCTGGGCCGCCTGGTGGAGGCGGTGCTGGCGAGCCGGGGCGAGGCCAACGCAGTATTCGACATCCTAGCGGTGCTGCAG TCCGAGGACCACGAAGAGACCCAGGAGGCGGTGCGCGCGTGCAGCCGCCTTTTCGGGGCCCTGCTGGAGCGGGGAGAGCTGTTTGTGGGCCAGCTGCCCTCGGAGGACACGGTCATGGCAG GGTCCCAGGGGGCCACGCGCAAGTACAAGGTGTGGATGAGGCATCGTTACCGCAGCTGCTGCAACCGTCTGCAGGAGCTTCTGACTCACCCCTCCTTTGAGGTCAAG GAGCTGGCTGTCAGCACTCTCATGAAGTTTGTGCAGCTGGAAGGAGCTCACCCCCTggagaaacctaagtgggatggCTACTACCTGTTCCCTCGCCAGCTTTTCAAG GCGGTGGTGGAAGGCCTTCTCTCTCCAGAGGACGACTGCTCGCTGCTTCTGTCCCGGTTCCAGGAGTACTTGGAACATGACGACATCCGCTACCACACGATGCAGGCAGCCACGGGTGTCGTGGGTCGCGTTGCTGACAGGTACCCGGAG GTGCCGCTCACGTTCTGGAACAATGCTTTCACGCTGTTGTCGGCTGTAGGCCTCCCCCGCCAGGAGTGCAGCACCTCCAGCTTCTACGTGAAGCACGTGG AGCTCTCACGCACGTGGAAAGTCGTTCATCTGAAG GAGCACAGGAAGGCCTTCCAGCTGATGTGGCTCGGCTTCCTCAAGCACAAG CTGCCGCTCAGCCTCTGCAAGAAGGTGCTGGTGATCATGCACGACTCCATCCTGCCCCACCTGGCGCAGCCCAGCCTCATGATCGACTTCCTGACCCGCGCCTACGACATGG GGGGAGCCATCAGTCTCTTGGCCTTGAACGGACTTTTCATCCTGATTCACCAGCACAACCT CGAGTACCCAGATTTCTACCGGAAGCTCTATGGCCTCCTGGACCCGTCTGTCTTTCACGTCAAGTACCGGGCCCGGTTTTTCCACTTGGCCGATCTCTTCCTGTCGTCCTC CCATCTGCCCGCCTACCTGGTGGCTGCCTTTGCCAAGCGCTTGTCCCGCCTGGCCCTGACGGCGCCCCCAGAGGCCCTGCTCATGGTCCTGCCTTTCATCTGTAATTTGCTGCGCCGGCACCCCGCCTGCCGCGTCCTCGTGCACCGCCCTCTGGGCCCTG AGCTGGATGCCGACCCCTATGATCCCGACGAGGAGGACCCTGCCAAGAGCCGAGCTCTGGAGAGTTCCCTGTGGGAGCTGCAG GCCCTCCAGCGGCATTACCACCCTGACGTGTCCCAGGCTGCCAGCGTCATCAACCAGGCTCTGTCCGTGCCTGACGTCAGCATCGCGCCACTGCTGGAGCTCACAGCGTTTGAG GTCTTTGAGCGAGACCTGAAGAAGAAGGGCCAGGAGTCAGTGCCACTGGAGTTCATCCCTGCCCAGGGTCTGTTGGGCCGGCAGGACGATCTCTGTGCCCAGCACTTCACGCTCAGCTGA